From one Deinococcus sp. QL22 genomic stretch:
- a CDS encoding ABC transporter substrate-binding protein, which translates to MSQQTASARKLQVFSRGLALALSLGLSLASAQNARQSTLVIGGDFSDLITLDPGVSYEFSGSLVAGNLYDTLVIYEGNNLKTLKPRLASSWTVTPTAAGSRITFKLRDAKFSTGRPVTAADVIYSLTRVIALKTPSSFLLTDVANITAKSLSAPDARTVVIDIPKTANPNIVLALLTFNVGGVIDSTEAKAHEVKGDFGTAWLKDHSAGSGPFMLNRWDRSAQLALDVNPNAFRKSPNIKRVILRYMLESAAQQSSLNSGEIDVAWDYTPDAFKAAQSNPKLKTLKTDTFQLQYLGMNSSKGSPFEDPRVREAVRYALDQDGMIDSLLQGLGRKTQTIIPIGLAGSDPKIYYPYNLARAKALLTAAGKPNGFSVDFLVSTGSCAGGVPCQDLAAKVQSDLAKIGIKANIRQMVNSELLTVYRAQKAELIQVAWSPDYPDADGNGTPLSDYAAKSLAWRNSWNNPAASKLAQAAAVETNSTKRLAQYGQLTALLAKEGPFAVLFQPYKPIVLQAGVSGFNRNANGDVQFEKISKK; encoded by the coding sequence ATGTCCCAGCAAACTGCGTCCGCCCGGAAACTTCAAGTGTTCTCACGGGGGCTCGCGCTGGCCCTCTCCCTGGGGTTGTCACTTGCAAGCGCCCAGAATGCACGGCAAAGTACCCTGGTCATCGGCGGCGATTTCTCGGATCTGATTACACTGGATCCAGGTGTGTCCTACGAATTCAGCGGCTCGCTGGTCGCGGGCAACCTGTATGACACACTGGTGATTTACGAGGGAAACAATCTCAAGACCCTGAAGCCCCGCCTGGCGTCGAGCTGGACGGTCACCCCCACGGCCGCCGGATCACGCATCACCTTCAAGCTGCGGGACGCCAAGTTCAGCACCGGGCGCCCCGTCACGGCGGCTGATGTCATCTATTCCCTCACGCGCGTCATTGCGCTCAAAACGCCGTCCAGCTTCCTGCTGACCGACGTGGCGAACATCACTGCCAAGTCGCTCAGCGCGCCCGATGCAAGAACCGTGGTCATCGACATTCCCAAGACCGCCAACCCTAATATCGTGCTGGCGCTGCTGACCTTTAATGTGGGCGGTGTGATCGACTCCACCGAAGCCAAGGCGCATGAAGTGAAGGGCGACTTCGGCACAGCCTGGCTCAAGGATCATTCGGCAGGCAGTGGGCCGTTCATGCTCAACCGCTGGGACCGCAGCGCTCAGCTGGCGCTGGACGTTAATCCCAATGCATTTCGCAAGTCGCCCAACATCAAGCGCGTGATCCTGCGTTACATGCTCGAATCAGCCGCGCAGCAGAGCTCTCTGAACTCTGGCGAGATCGACGTGGCCTGGGATTACACGCCCGACGCTTTTAAGGCCGCACAGAGCAATCCCAAACTCAAAACGCTCAAAACCGATACCTTTCAGTTGCAGTACTTGGGCATGAACTCCAGCAAAGGCTCGCCCTTTGAGGATCCTCGCGTGCGTGAGGCGGTGCGCTACGCTCTTGACCAGGACGGCATGATCGACAGTCTGCTTCAGGGTCTGGGACGCAAAACGCAGACCATCATCCCGATTGGACTGGCCGGATCCGACCCCAAGATTTACTATCCGTACAACCTTGCCAGAGCCAAAGCGCTGCTTACGGCGGCGGGCAAACCTAACGGCTTTAGCGTGGACTTTCTGGTCAGCACCGGATCGTGCGCGGGCGGGGTACCGTGCCAAGATCTCGCCGCCAAAGTTCAGTCCGATCTCGCGAAGATCGGTATTAAGGCCAACATCCGCCAGATGGTCAACTCTGAATTGCTCACCGTTTACCGCGCCCAAAAAGCCGAGTTGATTCAGGTGGCCTGGAGCCCTGATTATCCCGATGCGGACGGTAACGGCACCCCACTGAGCGACTACGCCGCCAAATCTCTGGCCTGGCGCAACAGTTGGAATAACCCGGCGGCCAGCAAACTGGCCCAGGCAGCGGCTGTCGAGACCAACAGCACCAAGCGGCTGGCTCAGTATGGTCAGCTCACGGCGCTGCTTGCCAAGGAAGGTCCCTTCGCCGTCCTGTTTCAACCCTATAAACCCATTGTCCTTCAGGCGGGCGTTTCTGGCTTTAACCGCAACGCCAATGGCGACGTGCAATTCGAGAAGATCAGCAAGAAGTGA
- the nikC gene encoding nickel transporter permease: MTAILAAESGTGSAVWRRFRRNTGAMIGLVLLVFLVVLAVLGPLLVGSPSTQDLAARLAPPSAAHLLGTDQLGRDVLTRVLSGARISLGIGVSVMLASLLVGSAAGLVAGLLGGWWDEVIMRVTDIFLAFPGLILAMAISAALGPSLTNVMIAVALVSWPTYARLIRAQVLALREREFVEAARALGSSQSRVAFRHLLPNSLAPLLVQGSFDVGSAILTAAGLGFIGFGAQPPTPEWGAMVSETRNYIAQAPWASSAPALAILMTVLAFNLLGDGLRDVFDPRRGV, from the coding sequence ATGACGGCTATCCTGGCGGCAGAGAGCGGGACGGGCAGCGCGGTCTGGCGGCGGTTCCGGCGCAACACTGGGGCCATGATCGGACTGGTGCTGCTGGTGTTTCTGGTGGTGTTGGCTGTGCTGGGGCCGCTTCTGGTGGGCAGTCCCAGCACTCAGGATCTGGCCGCGCGGCTGGCCCCGCCCTCTGCCGCGCACCTGCTGGGCACCGATCAACTGGGCCGCGACGTGCTGACACGGGTACTCAGCGGCGCGCGTATTTCGCTGGGCATTGGCGTGAGCGTCATGCTGGCCTCGCTGCTGGTGGGCTCGGCGGCGGGTCTGGTGGCGGGACTGCTGGGCGGCTGGTGGGACGAGGTGATCATGCGCGTCACCGATATATTTCTGGCTTTTCCTGGCCTGATCCTGGCCATGGCGATCTCAGCGGCGCTTGGGCCAAGCCTGACCAACGTGATGATCGCCGTGGCACTGGTGTCGTGGCCCACCTACGCCCGCCTGATTCGTGCCCAGGTTCTGGCCCTGCGTGAGCGCGAGTTTGTGGAAGCTGCCCGCGCACTGGGCAGTTCGCAGAGCCGCGTGGCCTTCCGGCACCTGCTGCCCAACTCACTGGCCCCACTGCTGGTGCAGGGCAGTTTCGACGTGGGCAGCGCCATTCTGACCGCCGCAGGACTGGGATTTATCGGCTTCGGCGCGCAGCCCCCCACCCCCGAATGGGGCGCGATGGTCTCTGAGACCCGCAATTACATCGCGCAGGCTCCGTGGGCTTCCAGTGCTCCGGCGCTCGCCATTTTGATGACAGTCCTGGCCTTTAACCTGCTTGGCGACGGCCTGCGCGACGTTTTCGATCCCAGGAGAGGGGTATGA
- a CDS encoding alpha/beta hydrolase fold domain-containing protein: MLGSWPRARDRGDVQPAFQLLLYPMLDDRTALNTDHAGRGEFVWTSASNVLGWTAYLGSPPKLEGTPLYSAAARMENLAGLAPAWIGVGTLDLFYAEDREYAHRLTEAGVPCEFYEVKGGYHASELFAPAASVSRDFLARSMEALRRGLQLD; encoded by the coding sequence ATGCTGGGCTCTTGGCCGAGGGCGCGCGACCGGGGGGACGTGCAGCCCGCCTTTCAGCTTCTGCTGTACCCCATGCTGGACGACCGCACCGCCCTGAACACGGACCATGCCGGGCGCGGGGAGTTTGTCTGGACGTCCGCCTCGAACGTATTGGGCTGGACGGCGTACCTGGGAAGCCCACCGAAGTTGGAGGGTACGCCACTCTACTCGGCAGCGGCTCGCATGGAGAATCTTGCGGGACTGGCACCCGCCTGGATCGGCGTGGGTACGCTTGACCTGTTCTATGCCGAGGACCGCGAGTACGCTCATCGGCTGACCGAGGCGGGTGTGCCCTGCGAGTTCTATGAAGTGAAGGGCGGCTACCATGCCAGCGAGCTGTTCGCCCCGGCGGCGTCTGTCTCTCGTGACTTTCTGGCGCGGAGCATGGAAGCACTACGACGGGGACTGCAGCTGGATTAA
- a CDS encoding transposase: protein MPTGNVLAKTGLVGCLVRAQPLCVRLRQDTFIDGSPARDWLQGLQPGMKGILVDQAEVYGQPMNVVLTYSQDGQVLIIASTSGSASRILSGYRKRFRVECLFRALKSKGFKLESTHMTLHDHVERLLCLLTLAYVWCVLVGVLQTCTMKVHGRRAWSVVTLGLRNLVRTFARIHERGEAEALQLIGLLKPSQTLNS, encoded by the coding sequence ATGCCGACCGGGAATGTATTGGCCAAGACTGGATTGGTGGGCTGTCTCGTGCGGGCCCAACCCCTCTGTGTCCGACTCCGGCAGGACACGTTCATTGATGGCTCTCCCGCACGAGACTGGCTGCAGGGACTGCAGCCAGGGATGAAAGGCATTTTGGTTGATCAGGCCGAGGTCTACGGTCAACCAATGAATGTCGTCCTGACCTACAGCCAGGATGGGCAGGTGCTGATTATTGCCAGCACTTCCGGTTCTGCCAGCCGCATCCTCTCCGGGTATCGTAAGAGGTTCCGCGTTGAGTGTCTGTTCCGAGCTTTGAAAAGCAAGGGATTCAAGCTGGAAAGCACCCACATGACGCTCCACGATCACGTGGAGCGCCTGCTCTGCCTGCTGACCCTGGCGTACGTATGGTGCGTGCTGGTGGGTGTTCTCCAAACGTGCACCATGAAGGTGCACGGTCGGCGAGCCTGGAGTGTCGTGACGCTGGGCCTCCGGAACCTCGTGCGGACATTCGCCCGCATCCACGAGCGTGGGGAGGCGGAAGCCCTTCAACTCATTGGGCTTTTGAAACCCAGCCAGACGCTCAATTCATAA
- a CDS encoding peptidylprolyl isomerase produces the protein MQTQARWVPIDPQNLLVIDTTKGRMIVEMRPDLAPKAVERIKLLAREKVYDGLQFHRVIDLFVVQTGNPNNKDGGTSTHPNLDPEFSVRLPDKTVWRQVTRTSDGNAGFLGTMPILTVSDAETRRRNVPDFQAWGAYCPGVAGMGRGEAQNSANSEIFFMRGASSFRLGLQYTAWGNTVMGREVVTSLAAGEPPANPDIMQRVQVAADLPEGQRPVVEMLDTQSSAFAQLVDQVRREKGADFSICDIQVPTRLK, from the coding sequence GTGCAGACTCAAGCCCGCTGGGTTCCCATTGATCCACAAAATCTCCTGGTCATCGACACCACCAAAGGGCGCATGATCGTCGAGATGCGCCCTGATCTGGCGCCCAAGGCCGTCGAGCGCATCAAGCTGCTGGCGCGCGAAAAAGTTTACGATGGCTTGCAATTTCACCGCGTGATCGACCTCTTCGTCGTGCAGACGGGCAATCCCAACAACAAGGATGGGGGAACCTCCACCCACCCGAATCTCGACCCCGAGTTCTCGGTGAGGTTGCCAGACAAAACAGTCTGGCGGCAGGTCACCCGGACCAGCGACGGCAATGCTGGTTTTCTGGGCACCATGCCGATCCTCACCGTCTCGGATGCCGAGACCCGGCGGCGCAATGTGCCGGACTTCCAGGCCTGGGGCGCGTACTGTCCAGGCGTGGCCGGGATGGGGCGGGGGGAGGCCCAGAACAGCGCCAACAGCGAAATCTTCTTCATGCGTGGGGCGTCGTCATTCCGGCTGGGCCTGCAGTACACCGCCTGGGGCAATACCGTGATGGGGCGCGAAGTGGTGACCTCGCTGGCTGCTGGAGAACCCCCGGCCAATCCCGACATCATGCAGCGTGTGCAGGTGGCCGCCGACCTCCCGGAAGGCCAACGTCCCGTCGTCGAAATGCTAGATACGCAGAGTTCAGCCTTTGCGCAACTGGTGGACCAGGTGCGGCGGGAGAAGGGCGCAGATTTCAGTATCTGCGATATCCAGGTTCCCACGCGCCTGAAGTAA
- a CDS encoding ABC transporter permease — protein sequence MLIYIVRRLALMVLVLWGVTLGAFLISHALPADPAAAAMGNNAREEQLADFRERNGLNKPLATQYVIYMGQLLRGDMGTSLRTQNEIVEDLRTFFPATLELTLVAVVFAVLIGLPLGVIAALYQGRPPDLLARTFAVLGGATPVYWLAILALTLFHERLGWLPGPGRLDVYNLPPPTHTGLVLIDSLLARDLAVFWDGLRHLILPALVLGAYSAALLTRMTRSALLEVLSQDYIRTARSKGLTPARVLGKHAVRNAALPMLTVLGSLFGSLLTGAVLTETIFSWPGIGGYATTSAISLDFPAVMGVTLIAGLAYSVVNLLVDLAYGFFDPRISFS from the coding sequence TTGCTGATCTACATTGTGCGCCGCCTCGCCCTGATGGTACTGGTGCTGTGGGGCGTGACCCTGGGCGCGTTTCTGATTTCACACGCGCTGCCCGCTGACCCGGCGGCGGCAGCGATGGGCAACAATGCCCGCGAGGAACAACTGGCCGACTTCCGCGAGCGCAACGGCCTGAACAAGCCGCTGGCAACGCAGTACGTGATCTACATGGGCCAGTTGCTGCGCGGCGATATGGGAACCTCGCTGCGAACCCAGAACGAGATCGTCGAGGATCTGCGCACCTTTTTTCCGGCGACGCTGGAACTGACGCTGGTGGCCGTCGTGTTTGCAGTGCTGATCGGCCTCCCGCTGGGGGTGATCGCCGCTTTGTACCAGGGGCGGCCACCAGACTTACTGGCCCGCACCTTTGCGGTGCTGGGCGGGGCCACGCCGGTGTACTGGCTGGCGATTCTGGCGCTGACGTTGTTCCATGAGCGCCTGGGCTGGCTCCCGGGGCCGGGCCGCCTGGACGTCTACAACCTGCCCCCCCCCACCCATACGGGATTGGTTTTAATTGACAGTCTGCTGGCCCGTGATCTGGCCGTATTCTGGGATGGGCTGCGGCACCTGATCCTGCCTGCCCTGGTGCTGGGGGCGTATTCGGCCGCGCTGCTGACCCGCATGACCCGCAGCGCGCTGCTGGAGGTGCTGTCCCAGGACTACATCCGCACGGCCCGCTCCAAGGGACTGACCCCGGCGCGGGTGCTCGGTAAGCACGCGGTTCGCAATGCAGCGCTGCCTATGCTGACCGTGCTGGGCAGCCTGTTTGGCAGCCTGCTGACCGGCGCGGTGCTCACTGAGACGATCTTTTCATGGCCGGGGATCGGCGGCTACGCCACCACTTCCGCCATCAGTTTGGACTTTCCAGCCGTCATGGGCGTCACGCTGATCGCGGGCCTGGCGTACTCGGTGGTCAACCTGCTGGTCGACCTGGCCTACGGCTTCTTCGATCCCCGGATCAGCTTCTCATGA
- a CDS encoding site-specific integrase has protein sequence MTLVQYRGNLLAHSREWTNLHDDELKRRAVRAAAEQDIPVLVSLTTAYLAHQGGSGVLTSPRTVEAYALGARQFLEYATAQAVNLLRPGRHDAQNYINHMLAAGRQPAGVQLKVAAASCFYRALRWAGATESDPFRDAKVPKDHTPGIVKRPPYTEDELADVLEYADVQVKFLLFVTAHAGLRISEALALAWDDVDESAKRIHVRSGKGRKGRFVAMSSSLSRAARLYRSLYGPGGAEHTDGKRTTASTQVFRYASVMTARYHVEKAFKLGAVPFRGFHPGRKYAGTRLLRQIKDFGRVAAHLGHESVDTTRRGYAQLAADDLKDDLAGW, from the coding sequence ATGACGCTCGTCCAGTACCGGGGCAATCTCCTGGCTCATAGCCGGGAGTGGACGAACCTGCATGACGATGAACTTAAACGCCGGGCCGTCAGAGCCGCCGCAGAGCAGGACATTCCGGTGCTGGTCAGCTTGACGACGGCTTACCTGGCCCATCAGGGGGGCAGTGGAGTGCTCACCAGTCCCCGCACCGTCGAAGCGTACGCCTTGGGGGCCCGGCAGTTTCTCGAGTACGCCACGGCTCAAGCGGTGAACCTGCTGCGCCCCGGACGGCATGACGCGCAGAACTACATCAATCACATGCTGGCGGCTGGACGCCAGCCCGCGGGCGTGCAATTGAAAGTCGCTGCCGCCTCGTGCTTCTACCGTGCGCTGCGCTGGGCGGGTGCCACCGAATCCGATCCGTTCCGGGATGCCAAGGTACCCAAAGACCACACGCCCGGGATCGTCAAGCGGCCACCCTATACCGAAGATGAGCTGGCTGATGTCCTCGAATACGCCGACGTTCAGGTCAAGTTTTTGTTGTTTGTGACTGCCCATGCGGGACTGCGGATCAGTGAAGCCCTGGCCTTAGCCTGGGATGACGTCGACGAAAGTGCCAAGCGAATCCACGTCCGCAGTGGTAAGGGACGCAAGGGCCGTTTCGTGGCCATGAGCAGCAGCCTGAGCCGGGCCGCCCGGCTCTACCGGAGTCTCTACGGGCCGGGGGGGGCAGAACATACCGACGGGAAACGAACCACCGCCAGTACCCAAGTGTTCCGCTATGCCAGCGTCATGACCGCGCGGTACCACGTCGAAAAAGCCTTCAAGCTGGGCGCTGTTCCCTTTCGTGGCTTTCATCCAGGGCGCAAATATGCGGGCACCCGCCTCCTCCGGCAGATCAAGGACTTCGGACGGGTGGCGGCCCACCTGGGACATGAATCCGTGGATACAACGCGCCGAGGCTACGCTCAGCTGGCCGCCGATGACTTGAAAGACGATCTCGCGGGCTGGTAA
- a CDS encoding helix-turn-helix domain-containing protein has translation MALPPADELELQEAALLLQVSPDEITRLIEEDSLPHHQVGAKWVVYREDVLAYQDWASPVDRTEETESDSDGHVEHR, from the coding sequence GTGGCCCTGCCCCCAGCAGACGAGCTGGAACTCCAAGAAGCCGCCCTCCTCCTCCAAGTCAGCCCTGATGAAATCACGAGGCTTATCGAAGAGGACAGCTTGCCCCACCACCAGGTAGGAGCCAAGTGGGTGGTGTACCGCGAGGATGTCTTGGCCTATCAGGACTGGGCCAGCCCAGTCGACCGGACAGAAGAAACCGAGTCGGACTCAGATGGACACGTCGAACACAGGTGA
- a CDS encoding plasmid pRiA4b ORF-3 family protein: MPPVSRSAVQATVTLEGLEVSRTLVLPAAAHLGDLHHAIQGSFGWWNAHLHQFIFTQASGAHTYEDPQMPDCDLTLVHDERLMTLALTEHRLNVFWPGSSVPTLTYVYDYGDCWNCAVTLKPMTVAGTLLKTCTAAHGVAPCEDSGGVHGYQLHLEQAAQGDPETLAWFKFMRHDPHAAVSPKSVNAQWKRYLKGEVGPHPA; encoded by the coding sequence ATGCCCCCCGTTTCTAGATCTGCCGTCCAAGCCACGGTCACCCTGGAGGGTCTTGAAGTGAGCCGGACGCTGGTGCTTCCTGCCGCCGCCCACTTGGGAGATCTCCACCACGCCATTCAAGGCAGCTTTGGGTGGTGGAATGCCCACCTGCACCAGTTCATCTTCACCCAAGCCAGTGGAGCGCATACGTATGAAGACCCCCAGATGCCCGACTGTGACCTGACCCTTGTCCACGACGAGCGTTTGATGACCTTGGCCCTCACCGAACACCGGCTGAATGTGTTCTGGCCGGGGAGTTCGGTGCCCACTCTGACCTACGTCTATGACTACGGCGACTGCTGGAATTGTGCGGTGACTCTGAAGCCCATGACGGTGGCGGGCACCCTCCTGAAGACGTGTACAGCCGCCCACGGAGTCGCCCCCTGCGAAGACAGTGGCGGGGTGCATGGCTACCAGCTTCATCTGGAGCAAGCGGCTCAAGGTGACCCTGAAACCCTGGCCTGGTTCAAGTTCATGCGCCATGATCCACACGCCGCCGTCTCCCCGAAAAGTGTTAATGCCCAGTGGAAACGGTACTTGAAGGGCGAGGTCGGCCCTCATCCAGCATGA